In Methanobacterium sp. Maddingley MBC34, a genomic segment contains:
- a CDS encoding homoserine kinase (PFAM: 2,3-bisphosphoglycerate-independent phosphoglycerate mutase; Metalloenzyme superfamily~TIGRFAM: 2,3-bisphosphoglycerate-independent phosphoglycerate mutase, archaeal form; proposed homoserine kinase), with protein MKYVVVIGDGMVDKPLAELDGETPLQRAETPNMDFIAKNGSCGMLQTVPPGMEPGSDVANLSIMGYDPKKYYTGRGPLEAASIGATLKEDDVAFRCNLITQENNLLADFNAGHISTAEASQLIERLNQSFFRYGKFYLGTSYRHLFIYKDKNAALLKSTPPHDVVGEPIQEHLLKGDNESLNLLSDKLNELIYKSSDVLENQPVNQKRVESGKNPANMIWLWGQGPKPQLPPFMKKYGLKGATITGVDLIKGIGTYLGLTNVHVPGATGFYDTDYCGKAKYALEALEDHDLVFIHVEAPDEAGHAGDISEKIKAIERIDKRILRKLREELPSIDDYTLAVLPDHPTPIDIRTHTSDPVPYAVYAPGCVADKTKSYNEFSILKSFEDSSNKIMEGYKFLKFFIEYGIRAKTT; from the coding sequence ATGAAATATGTTGTTGTTATTGGGGATGGAATGGTTGATAAACCATTAGCTGAATTAGATGGTGAAACACCCCTCCAGAGAGCTGAAACTCCCAATATGGATTTTATAGCAAAAAATGGATCCTGTGGCATGCTGCAGACTGTTCCCCCCGGAATGGAACCTGGATCAGACGTTGCAAATCTATCTATAATGGGTTATGACCCTAAAAAGTATTACACTGGCCGAGGACCTTTGGAAGCAGCCAGTATCGGAGCCACACTTAAAGAAGATGATGTGGCCTTCCGTTGTAATCTGATAACTCAGGAAAATAATCTTCTAGCTGATTTTAATGCCGGACATATCAGCACAGCCGAAGCTTCCCAGCTCATTGAGAGATTAAATCAATCCTTTTTCCGCTACGGGAAATTCTATCTGGGAACCAGCTACCGGCACTTATTCATTTATAAGGATAAAAATGCTGCTTTACTTAAATCAACCCCACCTCATGATGTTGTAGGTGAACCTATCCAGGAACATCTCTTAAAAGGAGATAATGAGTCCTTAAACTTATTATCCGATAAACTGAATGAATTAATATATAAATCTTCTGATGTCCTGGAAAATCAACCTGTAAACCAGAAAAGGGTTGAATCTGGTAAAAATCCTGCCAACATGATCTGGTTGTGGGGACAGGGCCCTAAACCCCAGTTACCTCCTTTCATGAAAAAATATGGTCTTAAAGGTGCAACCATCACCGGTGTGGATCTAATTAAAGGGATTGGAACTTACCTTGGATTAACCAATGTTCATGTCCCGGGTGCTACTGGTTTCTATGACACTGACTACTGTGGTAAGGCCAAATATGCCTTAGAAGCCCTGGAAGACCATGATCTGGTATTTATTCATGTGGAAGCTCCTGATGAAGCAGGGCATGCAGGTGACATAAGTGAGAAGATAAAGGCCATTGAACGCATCGACAAACGCATACTGAGAAAATTAAGAGAAGAACTCCCATCAATAGATGATTATACTCTGGCTGTGTTACCAGACCATCCCACACCCATAGACATTAGAACCCATACTTCCGATCCGGTACCCTATGCTGTGTACGCCCCTGGTTGCGTTGCAGATAAAACCAAATCATATAACGAGTTTTCTATTTTAAAAAGCTTTGAAGATAGTTCTAATAAGATAATGGAAGGTTATAAGTTCCTTAAATTTTTCATAGAATATGGAATACGTGCGAAAACTACCTGA